One genomic region from Streptomyces sp. NBC_00457 encodes:
- a CDS encoding PIN domain nuclease encodes MIRYLLDTSALWHLFRTPGALAPWEGHIAAGVFHLCEPTRAEFLYSATSPTHRDELAEELDALCLLSPVPKNAWRWVDTAQYKLTQQGQHRAAGAIDLLVCATAVHHGHTVLHVDNDFATVAGVLKELQQRDVRA; translated from the coding sequence GTGATCAGATACCTGCTCGACACCTCCGCCCTGTGGCACCTGTTCCGCACCCCCGGAGCTCTGGCGCCCTGGGAGGGACACATCGCCGCCGGGGTGTTCCACCTCTGCGAGCCGACACGCGCCGAATTTCTCTACTCGGCAACCAGTCCGACTCACCGGGACGAGCTCGCGGAGGAGCTGGACGCACTCTGCCTGCTGTCTCCCGTTCCGAAGAATGCCTGGCGTTGGGTCGATACCGCCCAGTACAAGCTGACACAACAGGGTCAGCATCGTGCGGCAGGAGCGATCGACCTGTTGGTGTGTGCGACCGCGGTCCACCACGGGCACACCGTCCTCCATGTGGACAACGACTTCGCGACGGTCGCCGGAGTGCTCAAGGAACTTCAGCAGCGAGACGTACGAGCCTGA
- a CDS encoding DUF4260 domain-containing protein, whose amino-acid sequence MTSERAHDDASQRIRGVGSRHGVGGRVRKSSWGAFTLFLAAFAVFESVKYGLPTTAAALVFFALPDLARLAGIRPPGPLHQAVHRVWIPLVVLIGYAFGPIVWPPLFTAGLGWLTRIALERSFGRGLSAGA is encoded by the coding sequence GTGACAAGCGAACGTGCTCATGACGATGCGTCGCAGCGCATCAGAGGAGTCGGCAGCCGACACGGTGTCGGCGGTCGGGTCAGGAAGAGCAGCTGGGGGGCGTTCACCCTGTTCCTGGCTGCGTTCGCGGTTTTCGAGAGCGTCAAGTACGGGTTGCCGACCACGGCTGCGGCGCTGGTGTTCTTCGCTCTGCCCGACCTGGCTCGGCTGGCTGGGATCCGCCCGCCGGGACCCCTCCACCAAGCGGTACACCGCGTGTGGATTCCGCTGGTGGTACTGATCGGCTACGCGTTCGGGCCGATCGTCTGGCCACCGCTGTTCACCGCCGGCCTCGGCTGGCTCACGCGCATCGCCCTTGAGCGGTCTTTCGGACGAGGACTTTCCGCCGGCGCGTGA
- a CDS encoding ChaB family protein translates to MPGRQEMPSTLERSAEDAQRTWIKAHDSAVEQYGEGERAHRVAYGALKHKYEKVGDHWQRKEGGRKGPSDPQSGRPRGRGGRSGEGVDEKASKQHLYDIARDLDIEGRSRMSKEELLDAIRKANRSKTRAARSR, encoded by the coding sequence ATGCCCGGACGACAGGAGATGCCGTCGACCCTGGAACGGTCCGCCGAGGACGCGCAGCGCACGTGGATCAAGGCGCACGACTCCGCCGTCGAGCAGTACGGCGAGGGTGAGCGGGCGCACCGGGTGGCGTACGGCGCGCTGAAGCACAAGTACGAGAAGGTAGGCGACCACTGGCAGCGCAAAGAGGGCGGCCGCAAGGGGCCCTCGGACCCTCAGTCCGGCCGGCCCCGCGGACGGGGAGGCCGCAGCGGCGAGGGCGTCGACGAGAAGGCCTCCAAGCAGCACCTGTACGACATCGCTCGAGACCTGGACATCGAAGGCCGGTCACGGATGTCGAAGGAGGAGCTGCTCGACGCTATCCGCAAGGCCAACCGCTCCAAGACGCGCGCAGCCCGTTCACGCTGA
- a CDS encoding zinc-dependent alcohol dehydrogenase, which produces MKAVVWHGLGDIRLDDVPEPTIKDPYDAIVRITTSAICGTDLHFVRGTMPGLQEGRILGHEAVGVVEEVGSGVRNLRPGDRVVVPSTVACGTCSYCRAGYYAQCDNANPQGRLAGTTFFGGPEAAGGLDGLQAEYARVPFAHVGLVPLPDTVDDAQAILLSDIYPTAWFGARLAEIGDGDTVAVMGAGPVGQAAIACARLQGAGRIILVDGVADRLEVARSQHAETVDFNTEDPVEAVRELTGGIGVDRVIEAVGVDAERPRRGPAAEALREQAEQFDHERAEAAPQQNPDKNPDKNPDKNPDGDPWVPGDAPSLAARWSVQMVAKAGTIGTVGVYPPQVQHYPFGEAFMKNLTLKSGNCNHRRYVPTLVSLVADGRLDPTPLVTRWGDTQDAVEAYRRFDRREAGWTKVALGVSDQGSVAPGLGEAAGTGAATTAGSPGPSAEAMAHQVRRHTKH; this is translated from the coding sequence ATGAAGGCCGTGGTGTGGCACGGACTCGGCGACATACGCCTGGACGACGTGCCGGAACCGACGATCAAGGATCCGTACGACGCGATCGTACGCATCACCACCTCCGCCATCTGCGGCACCGACCTGCATTTCGTCCGCGGCACCATGCCGGGCCTGCAGGAGGGCCGGATCCTGGGCCACGAGGCTGTCGGTGTGGTGGAAGAGGTCGGTTCCGGTGTGCGCAACCTCCGCCCCGGTGACCGGGTGGTGGTGCCGTCCACGGTGGCGTGCGGGACATGCAGTTACTGCCGTGCGGGGTATTACGCGCAGTGCGACAACGCCAATCCCCAAGGGCGGCTGGCGGGCACCACGTTCTTCGGCGGACCGGAGGCCGCAGGCGGCCTGGACGGGCTGCAGGCCGAATACGCCCGCGTTCCCTTCGCGCATGTCGGACTGGTTCCGCTGCCTGACACCGTCGACGACGCCCAGGCGATCCTGCTCTCCGACATCTACCCCACCGCATGGTTCGGCGCCCGGCTGGCCGAGATCGGCGACGGCGACACCGTGGCCGTCATGGGAGCCGGTCCCGTCGGGCAGGCCGCCATCGCCTGTGCCCGCCTCCAGGGCGCCGGGCGGATCATCCTCGTCGACGGCGTGGCCGACCGGCTGGAGGTGGCGCGCAGCCAGCACGCCGAGACCGTCGACTTCAACACCGAGGATCCGGTCGAGGCGGTGCGGGAGCTGACCGGCGGTATCGGTGTCGACCGCGTGATCGAGGCCGTAGGCGTGGACGCGGAGCGGCCGCGGCGCGGGCCGGCCGCGGAGGCGCTGCGCGAGCAGGCCGAGCAGTTCGATCACGAGCGCGCGGAGGCGGCCCCTCAGCAGAACCCGGACAAGAACCCGGACAAGAATCCGGACAAGAATCCGGACGGGGACCCCTGGGTGCCGGGTGACGCGCCGTCGCTGGCGGCCCGGTGGTCGGTGCAGATGGTGGCCAAGGCGGGCACCATCGGCACGGTCGGCGTCTATCCGCCGCAGGTCCAGCACTATCCGTTCGGTGAGGCGTTCATGAAGAACCTCACCCTCAAGTCCGGCAACTGCAACCACCGCCGCTACGTGCCGACGCTCGTCTCACTCGTCGCGGACGGGCGCCTCGACCCCACGCCTCTGGTCACTCGCTGGGGCGACACCCAGGACGCGGTCGAGGCGTACCGCCGATTCGACCGGCGGGAAGCGGGCTGGACGAAGGTGGCCCTCGGAGTCTCGGACCAGGGGTCGGTCGCCCCGGGCCTCGGCGAGGCCGCCGGCACCGGAGCGGCCACGACCGCCGGATCGCCGGGACCGTCCGCGGAGGCAATGGCACACCAAGTCCGAAGGCACACCAAGCACTGA
- a CDS encoding phosphoribosyltransferase, whose amino-acid sequence MRFRDRRHAGRELAVRLMEWAAEVELVDPVVLALPRGGVPVAAEVARALEAPLDVLVVRKIGVPGHPETGIGAIAGDDPPLFDRRSLEMLGLTEDRLAPDVARERTELRRREQRYRGERPMPPLKDRAVILIDDGLATGATARAALRHLRRRGPARLVLAVPVCAPDTAAAMRSEAEADDVLCLHHPSDFYAVGQWYDDFDQVSDEEVMQTLHEHGAPASTSRS is encoded by the coding sequence ATGCGCTTCCGCGATCGTCGCCACGCCGGCCGGGAACTCGCGGTCCGGCTCATGGAGTGGGCAGCCGAGGTCGAGCTGGTCGACCCCGTCGTACTGGCGCTGCCGCGCGGCGGCGTTCCGGTGGCGGCCGAGGTGGCCCGAGCCCTCGAGGCACCGCTGGATGTGCTGGTCGTGCGGAAGATCGGCGTCCCGGGTCACCCGGAGACCGGCATCGGCGCGATCGCGGGTGACGATCCTCCACTGTTCGACCGGCGCTCACTGGAGATGCTCGGCCTGACCGAGGACCGGCTCGCCCCGGACGTAGCCCGCGAGCGCACCGAACTGCGCCGCCGGGAACAGCGGTACCGAGGCGAGCGCCCCATGCCCCCGCTCAAGGACCGGGCTGTGATCCTCATCGACGACGGGCTCGCCACCGGCGCCACCGCACGCGCCGCCCTGCGCCACCTGCGCCGCCGGGGCCCGGCTCGGCTGGTCCTCGCCGTCCCCGTCTGCGCTCCCGACACCGCCGCGGCGATGCGCTCGGAAGCGGAAGCCGATGACGTCCTCTGTCTGCACCACCCGTCGGACTTCTACGCGGTCGGGCAGTGGTACGACGACTTCGACCAGGTCAGCGACGAGGAGGTCATGCAGACACTGCACGAACACGGCGCCCCGGCAAGCACAAGCAGGAGCTGA
- a CDS encoding DUF3105 domain-containing protein produces the protein MSRTSKKAAAQARRARIEEMRRADQARERRNRIITITLSTVIVAGLVGWGGYALNKADEKDEQQAAAAKKPVRGERTWAKKELKQNHVEGTVDYPMDPPVGGDHHQAWMTCDGTVYTKPVPNENAVHSLEHGAVWVTYNDKAADADIKTLGDKVSRTPYTLMSPNDDQSGSIMLSAWGRQLSVDKASDPRVEQFFTKYVQGAQTPEPGAACSGGLTGA, from the coding sequence ATGAGCAGAACCAGCAAGAAGGCCGCCGCCCAGGCACGGCGGGCGCGAATAGAGGAGATGCGCCGCGCCGACCAGGCCCGCGAGCGCCGCAACCGGATCATCACCATCACGCTCAGCACGGTCATCGTCGCCGGACTGGTCGGCTGGGGCGGGTACGCCCTCAACAAGGCCGACGAGAAGGACGAGCAGCAGGCCGCCGCGGCGAAGAAGCCCGTACGCGGCGAGCGGACCTGGGCGAAGAAGGAGCTCAAGCAGAACCACGTCGAGGGCACCGTCGACTACCCGATGGACCCACCCGTCGGCGGCGACCACCACCAGGCCTGGATGACCTGCGACGGAACGGTCTACACCAAGCCCGTCCCGAACGAGAACGCCGTGCACTCCCTGGAGCACGGCGCGGTCTGGGTGACGTACAACGACAAAGCCGCCGACGCCGACATCAAGACGCTCGGCGACAAGGTCTCCCGGACGCCTTACACCCTGATGAGCCCGAACGACGACCAGTCCGGGTCCATCATGCTGTCGGCCTGGGGCCGCCAGCTCAGTGTGGACAAGGCGTCCGACCCGAGGGTGGAGCAGTTCTTCACCAAGTACGTCCAGGGTGCGCAGACTCCTGAGCCGGGCGCCGCCTGCTCCGGGGGCCTGACCGGGGCGTGA
- a CDS encoding CapA family protein: protein MGSGVVTLFLCGDVMLGRGVDQILPHPGDPALRETWVADARSYVDLAEAAHGPVPAPVPPSWPWGEALRVLDEAGPDVRILNLETSVTRSDAFAPGKEVHYRMHPANLPALTVARPDVCVLANNHVLDFGRPGLDETLGSVAGAGLRTAGAGRNADEAYAPAVVPLGHGHRVLVFALGAWSSGIPPDWAATTGRSGVAYVPELSAAEAAATVVRIRQVRRAGDLVVVSVHWGSNWGYRVPHDQTAFAHALVDGGADVVHGHSSHHPRPLEVYRDRLILHGCGDFIDDYEGISGYEQYRDDLRLAHLVSLDAETGRLTGLRLMPLRARRMRLESAPPDDRAWLAETLGRISGGPRIAVERDGTLRLMLADMPG, encoded by the coding sequence ATGGGTAGCGGCGTAGTCACGCTGTTCCTGTGCGGCGACGTGATGCTCGGACGAGGTGTCGACCAGATCCTCCCGCACCCGGGCGATCCGGCCCTGCGGGAGACGTGGGTCGCGGACGCCCGTTCCTACGTCGACCTGGCCGAGGCGGCGCACGGGCCCGTCCCCGCACCCGTACCCCCGTCCTGGCCGTGGGGCGAGGCGCTGCGCGTGCTGGACGAGGCCGGGCCGGACGTGCGGATTCTGAACCTGGAGACGTCCGTCACGCGCAGCGACGCGTTCGCGCCCGGCAAGGAGGTGCACTACCGGATGCACCCGGCCAACCTGCCCGCCCTGACCGTGGCCCGCCCCGACGTGTGTGTCCTGGCCAACAACCACGTCCTCGACTTCGGCCGCCCCGGACTCGACGAAACCCTCGGCTCGGTCGCCGGCGCGGGCCTGCGGACGGCGGGAGCGGGACGGAACGCCGACGAGGCGTACGCGCCGGCGGTCGTCCCGCTCGGGCACGGCCACCGGGTCCTGGTGTTCGCCCTGGGGGCGTGGTCCAGCGGCATCCCGCCCGACTGGGCCGCGACGACGGGCCGGTCCGGTGTCGCCTACGTGCCCGAACTCTCCGCCGCCGAGGCCGCCGCGACGGTCGTACGCATACGACAGGTCAGACGCGCGGGCGACCTCGTCGTCGTCTCCGTGCACTGGGGTTCCAACTGGGGCTACCGCGTCCCGCACGACCAGACCGCCTTCGCGCACGCCTTGGTCGACGGCGGCGCCGACGTCGTCCACGGGCATTCCTCGCACCATCCCCGCCCGCTGGAGGTGTACCGCGACCGGCTGATCCTGCACGGCTGCGGCGACTTCATCGACGACTACGAAGGCATCTCCGGCTACGAGCAGTACCGCGACGACCTGCGCCTCGCCCACCTCGTCTCGCTGGACGCGGAGACGGGACGGCTGACCGGGCTGCGCCTGATGCCCTTGCGGGCGCGGCGGATGCGGCTGGAGTCCGCGCCGCCGGATGACCGCGCGTGGCTCGCGGAGACGCTGGGCCGGATCAGCGGCGGGCCGCGGATCGCGGTGGAGCGCGACGGCACGCTTCGGCTGATGCTTGCCGATATGCCGGGGTGA